TTGACTATCCGAGCTGAGACGTAGTGAGTGCTAGTTTAGTTTGAATTATAGGAACAGCATTTCTCCTATTATTTTGGATTCAGAATAGCAGAACATACCAGATTTAAGATACCAAGAGGTTCTTTTAGAGTAAATATCAGCTCTTCATTCCAAACCGGATTAAGGCAGCTATTGATGACCTTTGTCTTGGCACTCTAATCAAGCAACAAAAGTTAACACATGAAAATGGTAACCTTTCCACATAACATTTACAAAACAAAACATTATATGGAGTTGAAAGGACTGAGCAAAAACAGGAATTTGAATCATTGATTTGGTTCACAAGTTAAATTACAACAAAAGCTTTGTGAGAAAGAATATACGGCAAACATTTATAGAATAAGCTTCTGATAGGGGTGCAGGATGTGATGATACATAATGGTGTTTGCATGTTATAATCAAAAGCATGTGTACAATTCAGAACAAAATATATCTAATAATTGCTAGAAAAGAAatcatgcaaatatttatttaaaaatgcaAAGAAGCCAGCATTTTTAACTAATACAACCCAGTCATGAACCTAAATTCAGTGACAAATCTGAAACTAATCCTAATGAATCCCAAGCTGATCAAGTAGGACTTAGCAAAGTCCAAATTAACTGATTTCAATTTTCAACTAATACAACCCAGTCATGAACCTAAATTCAGTGACAAATCTGAACTTGATCTTGATTTTTGGAGGCTGTCTTGGATGAATGTAATAGAgaagacaaagaaaaaaaatcaacggaacgaatttaatggatttttgaAACTAAGATCTTAATGATAAAAAGGTCTTTTCAGATTTTGCAACTATGCCTTTCATCGGATACTATCATAAGATggataggagaagaagaagaagaagaaggtcttTTCAGATTTTGCAAATATGCCTATCAATGGATACTATCAGAAGAAGATGGAACTAGAAGAAAGACTGTTAAAGATCTGACAACAATTGTAAAACTGTGGAGGAGATGTCGACACTGGTACACCTGTCTTTAAATCGACGGATCCAACGGACCCATCTTTTAAGTGCATAGCCCAGAAATATCATCAGATGATACAAATAAATATTATGAGATTGGCAGAAACTGCATAAAAGGACTGAGCAACATCTTTCAAGTATCAATGTGCTTTAAGTTTTAACCCATTAAACTTTGATGTGAGATTCCTTACGAGCCAATTTAGCAATGAAAGATATCTTAGAACAGTAGGGAAAACCAAGTATCTATTGTGGTTTTGAGTATGAAGTTTTTCAGCTACTTAATTGTggtcattaatactaaacatggAGGAGAACATTCAGAAGCATAATAACAGGACGAaagtcaataaaaatataaaccatATAAATGGAAAAACAATGCACCCTATAGAAAAATAAGCATCTTTGTCGACCTcctgctaaaaataaaaaaagacaagGCAGAAAAGAAGCATCTTTATTGGCCTGAAACTATGATGGTGTCTGTTGATGCGTCCACAACGACACACAACCTTGACACAAGAGATTATGATTTCCTCAAACGCATGAACTTGAGTGTTCTATGATAATGCATCAAGTAAAGCTGCTCGATCATGCTATTACATTGAAATCTACGGATCAACATGTCAACAGGAAATAACCATCTCATAATCAGTTTAAGGTTGCCAAGACTCGCCTGATTTCCGACTTTGACCACAACATACGGATCACTGCTAGTAAAATCTCGAATCGCCAGATTCTTTCCTTGCACGATGATCACCTTAAGAAGTCCAGCAGCCTCCTCCTCCATGTATCCCCTCTCGGCCCAAATCTGGATGTTTCAACAGATAGATACCTCCTGCCCACAAAGCAACCCTACTAAAGACTTGGCAATGAATAGGGTCCAGCATTCGATTCATGGACGGCCAATCTAATTCCACTTAGCCACAATCTTTCATTCAAAACCATTATACTCAGCAAAATCATAGGTGTAATGGACAAAAAGAAGGTCAATTTTcccaaaatgaaaaagaaacaaacaaTTCTTGAACACGAAAATTTTCCCAAAATCATTGGTGGCGAGAAGCAAATTTTAGCATTAGGAATAAAGAGGAATAGCAAAACAAGAACTGGTTTTACAGCCATAGAAGCCGGTTACGATCAGAAGGACAAGAAACCCGGAGGAAAGAACGAAAAGCAGGAACTTCAAGAAGACACCCATCATAATTCCATCAAAAAAGCGACTTTTACGACAAGGAAATCGAAAATAACGAGGAGAAGAACAGAAAAGTTGGATCTTTCAGCACGAAGCAATGAATCCTAAccaaagaagcaaattttcatccaAAAAAGTGGAGGAAATCACCGCCGATGAATCTACTGTCTCTCGCCGACGGATAAGACggagccagagagagagagagagagagagagagaggagtctcGTGGCGGCTTTCTTACTCGTGGAAAGGCGTACGGAACGTTCGCTTCGGGGCGTGTCCGCAGAAAAAGTGCAGTACGCGAATCCAACCCAAATTCTTCAATTAAGACCGGAAGGTGAAAACAAAAAAAGCATCAATAAAAGAAATCTCTAGCGATTTTTTTTATACATAGTTAACACTTTTTTAAAGCAtccaaataataaatttaaacaaaAATAGATATtacaattaattatattattttgatagTCAATTGAATTGCCATGGAATTTTGACATCATTTATGACGTGTAAGATTGAAGGCACTCTATTTTTACTAGGAAGTGTCtctctatttttattttcttaaattaaaatatttttttcttaaacctCAATTTTATTGCTGAAAAATGTTTTattaattttcttgttatttcggtataaaaataaaaaatatatatctagtTGAGATAGTAAAAGATGAATTGATCACTTTGCAACACAACATcacaatattaaaaataataggtaaaataaaaaattacaagaATGCTACTTGAGAATTTGCTACTAAATCAAATTATCATGCTTCCACTCTTGAATTTAATTCTTCTATGAACgctccaagagagagagagagagagagagagagagagaagagtttATTATGAAAGTCACTCTAAAAGTTCTTCGTTCAATCGGaaagataattataaattatttttcatgtaattagttatttttaatatttttatctttatatttttaaaaattatattgatatcgttATGCTTATGAAGGTGAAGCATTTGATCTCGTTTTGAAGTATGtaatcttgtttctttttacGTCGTTGACTCTGTTGTTGATGGGAATACCATGCGTGTTCAATGATAAATCGAAGTGAGATAGAGTTAGCATATGTTCAATGATAAATCAAGATATTTTTGTCACCATAGTCAATGATACTaggagaaatatgattaaatattttattttcataagtataaagatcataatataatttttaaaagtataatgATTGAGAtactaaaattaattaattacagTCTAATTTGTAGTTAGGCAAAAGTTGATATGGATTTATAGAAACTTATAAAAATTGCAAAAAAAGAATGGGAATGTTGGACTGGGAAAGCAGAACTACAGTGAAAAGCAAACAAAGTGCAATAAATGATCAATTAAACTTCATCACCAAAGTTGTTCTAATCACTTACCTGCACCAATAAATGCTCCATTTGCAATATTTTGGCTTCCGAAACTGGTCGATACAACTCACGAGAGTCCAAATTCAGCAATCTCCATCTGCAATATTGCGACTTTTCTTGCAGGCCCTCCAGACTAGAGCAGAGCTATCAAATGTAGAAACAGGCATCATGAAAATTTCTTGACAAGCATGTTAAGAAGTAAATTAAAACAGTGAGGTGATTTGTATGTTCATTCAAAGCAAAAGGAATTGttttgtatattttttttattagttgTTCTTTTATCCTTCAATCCATTATTGTGGTCACAGGTTGTATGTTCACTAAACCCCATTCTTTCATGAACAGGGGATATAAACTTGGTTGAATCAATCAATGGAGGTTGTATGCTATTTAGACCAACTTAGAGAGGCCCATGAAGCCAATGAATGCTTCAAATGAACAAGATATGGAACTGTGACACTATATCTGACCCATGTCTTCTTTCAGAACATTGCTAGTGCAAAGATGTCAAGCCATCACACTAATGAACTGATGCAACTATGAGCACAATGTGTCTGTTCAGAATCCAGGAAATGAGAAATTTTAAGCAAGAGAAGAAAGGTATAATAACCCAGTCGAAATGGTAACATTGAAAAGAGAGAAGAAGCTTACAAACCTTGCCCTCTCTTCATTCAATTTGAGTAGAGAAGGCTTTGGTGATGGAAGTCACAGTGATCTGTCTCTACTGATAAATCATGAGCAAAACTAGTCCAACTTGGCCTTCTCTAATGACTTATGAGTCAATACATGAAACAACAAATCATAATTCTCAACTATTTGTGATCAACTAATTATGCAAAGATTATGACTCTCTACAAGATATTAGCaggtaataataatatattcatagcTTTCTTAAAGATTCTAATCTCTTTAACTTGAGGAGCTGATAAGATTAAAGCACCCTATTCGCATTTCCTTAGCTTAATAATTAAAGGCAGACTTTTTTCAAGGAAAAAGTTGTCTTTTTTCGACATATGTTCGTTGATTTTGGTTCAAAGAAAGATTGTAAGTATCGACCGGACATTGATAATATTTTACAGTGCGGGAAAGCAAGCTCACACATTTCTCTCAAGCTTGAGGAGGCCATCATCATACACTTGGCTGGAAAAGAAAGATCTGCCAAAAAGAGACGGAGTAACGACCCACCCTATCTCCGCAACACATGAACGATGCAGACAGCGGGGTTGCAGTTCTTTCATCCTGGAAAGCGGAGACACGACGTGGATTCACCGACAGTGCCTTCTTGTGCTGGTTTTATAGCTTTCCTGATAGCTGACTGCTGAAAGAACAGAAGCTATTTCCGTTTCTTGATTACAAGGAGTGAAGTTGAAGATGTCAAGCATATCTGTGTTCTTTGTTCttccgatctctctctctctctctctctctggaactAAAATTTTCTGCTTCCAGAGTTAACAAAACACTGTGTTTATTCagatttccttttcttcttccaagTAAAGAAAAAGATGATGTAGTTTTGGTTAACAAGATTTGTTTTTTGGCATTAAAGAGCTTTGTTTCTGATTTCTTGACACAGAAAGCACAGGAAAAAGACAggaaaaaaaggggaaagaggtTGCTTCACATGCATACCATGTGAGCCATGGATCTGCATCCATTGTTCTTTCACATGCACACCTCCCTACCCTACACAAAGGTAAAACAAGACTATTTACTTTCCTCATCCCCTTGCTTGGGCTAGCCTTGTAGATTCaactttgctctctctctctctctcctctcctctcctctcctctcttcatTGCCCACACAAAGAAGGTTCACATTTAGCATACATTACTATGAGTGATTATGACTGCATTATGGTGCATATCTGTAGTTAAACCATGTCAAGAAGAGAGTAACATATCAATGAGTGTGATTATAACCTTATTATTCTGTTCATCAAACTGGATTATTAACACAACCATGATCAAAATGTACCTATAAATGTGTCGGCAGACAACTTTTTAGAGTCTCTTTATTCTCCCTGAGCTTGATTAATAATTAACATCAAAGATAATGCTAAAGAAACAGCATAGATGCTGCTGACATGGTAAATCCCAACTGCAATCATAATCCTACCCAAATCAACACTTATCAATCCACAAGAGGATAAAGAATTAACAGTATTCATACATCTTAATTACAATAAATCGTACCATAGTCTTATAATATGACAGGTTATGCAGAAAAGTGTCTGAGGATCCAACTACCAACCCCATTGATGAGCGCTGGTTGAGCATTAAAATAGACATTTATTGTCTTCCTGGCCTTTGGAACATGGAACTCGATTCTCACAggccaagacaaaacatgcatcCATGACAGCCACACAGCCATCACCACTCACCAGCCCCATTTGGCACTTGAAGCTTTCTGCTTACAAGCTTTCATGAGATCTGTCATGGACCAGCCTTGCCAACCCATTCTTTGTACACTGTCTTCTTATCAAGCTGCACTCGGGGCCCCGACTAGCCTGGACTTGCATCTATAATTTATGTTACTGTGTGACATATTATATGGCAGTTTGGAGACCATTGTGTTCTCTCACAGGAAAAATGGAGAACAAGTGACTTATTGGTGAGACGGTGGTGGACATCACGATGATGATGAGGTAGCTACGGTGTCGATGGAGATAGAAGACTTTAAGATCATGAGGAAGACGAAGACAAAAGAGAAGTTGGTGATGGTGATATGTTTGATGGACGTTAGAGGTATTTTGAGGGAAAAGACGAAGCTTATTTCTCTGGTAAACGTGAATGAACAATTGCTGAGAGGAACTGAATCGAGCAAATCCTCCCAAAGTAATGGTGCTCTGCCGGTGTGACTTCTCTTCAGGGTTTGGCATCGAACCCAGGAAAAAGAAAGGTAAAGAAGAGGAACAAGAAAGCAAAGAAGACTGAGAACACAGATCGAACACCCACCCACAAGAATAATTGCGTTGCGTCTCGCTTGCGTATCTCTGGGCCCAGACGTGCCGGGGCCCCATGGCGGAACCCTTCTGTCGGTGGAAGCAAAGCGCCGCCCCTTGCCACCGCGCTCGGGGAGACGGCGACGGCTGCTGGCTTCCTTGCGATCGAAGGGGACGATGCCCTGCCGACAGCGGTAACTCTCTGCCTCAACGTCAGCACGTGCTCGGTCCTCGTCTCACGTGTTGACTTTTGGAGCCGGTGCGAAAGCTGGGGTTAGATTGCGCACATGGCACGGGGTGTTACCTATGTCGTGTGACGAGCGGTCGCGTTCGCCCCTGTTTCACCGACACGGGAATAGGTCGTCTTCGTGGAACGTCGAACACGAGTTCACATGCTCTCCCCCCTGGATTTAGGTGACACGTCCAATGCAATTGCATGAgctcatcatttgatttatttggACCGCAGAAGCATGATTGACCTGTGATTGCATAGAATCGTTAATCATGCAACTGAGGAGGAGCACATCGAGGATCTGATTGACTGATTGATTGCTTGCATGAATACATGCTATCAATGGGACACGCCGGTCTGTCGTGACGTAAGTCGGAGACTAAGTCGTGACGTGGTGCAGGGGCATTTTGTGCTACTAACTACACCTTATAATGGCCATTCCTCACGCTTCTCCCCCACACTGCACACACCACACACTCCTTGTCtcaccttcttctttcttctcctcttaCTCCTCGATCCGGTGTAGTTTCTTGAGTTCCTATCACTAGAATCGTAGTAGCATTCGCTGTCCTAGCAATGCAGCGAGCTTTTCCTCTCCTCGCCGCTTCTCTCCTGCTGCTGGCCGCGGCCGCCACCTTGCCGGTGGCGCGCGGCCACAATATAACCAAGATCCTGGCGCAGCACCCGGAGTTCTCCACCTTCAACCACTACCTGTCCGTCACGCACCTGGCTAACGAGATCAACCGCCGGCTCACCATCACGGTGCTCGCCGTCGACAACTCAGGCATGGGGGACCTCCTCGCCAAGCACCTGTCGATCCTCACCCTTCGCAACGTCCTCGCCCTCCACATCCTCACCGACTACTACGGCGCCAAGAAGCTCCACCAACTTACCGGTGgctccaccatctcctcctccgtCTTCCAGTCCTCTGGCCATGCACCCGGCACCACCGGCTACATCAACATCACCGATCACCGACGTGGCAAGGTCACGTTCATCACCGAGGACGCCGGTGGCGCTGCGCCCGCCGTCTTCGTCAAGTCCGTGAAGGAGATCCCCTATAACATCTCCATCCTGCAGATAAGCACCATCCTCACCTCCCCCGAGGCGGAGGCCCCCGTGGCGGCGCCCGCACCCGTCAACCTCACCGAGGCCATGAGCCGGAAGGGCTGCAAGGCCTTCGCCGACATGCTCCTTGCCCGCCGCGACGTCCTACAGACCTTTCAGGACAACCTCGACAGCGGGCTCACCGTCTTCTGCCCCGACGACGATGCCGTCACGGCTTTCGCCCCCAAGTACAAGAACCTCACAACCGAAGGCAAGGCCTCCCTCCTCCGCTTCCACGGCGTGCCCGCGTACTACTCCCCCCAGCTCCTCAAGACCAACGCCGCCGCCATGAGCACCCTGGCCACCAGCGGCCACAGCAAGAACTTCCACTACAGTGTGAGGACCGACGGCGACTCCATCACGCTCAAGACCCACATCGTAACCGCCACCATCACCTCCACCGTCGTCGACCAGGACCCCGACGCTATCTACGCCATCGACAAGGTGCTCGAGCCCCGGGAGCTGTTCAAGGTCCCCGAGGTCGTCAAGGCCGACGCCCCCGCACCGGCCCCAGCCGCCCCCGCGCCCAAGAAGGCCAAGCACGCGCACGGAGCCAAGCACGCGTCGCCACCCACCCCGGCCGGCCCGGACGAGGCGCCCGCGGACGCAGACGAGGAGGCGTCGGACAATGCTGCATCCAGTGTCGGCGCCGCCGGGAGGTGGCTCACCACCGCCGCGGCTGCTACTGTAGCGACAGCAGTCATATCAGTCCTCTAAGAAACTAAGGttcttgtattcttcttcttcttctttttcaccCTCTGTGCTATAAATTATTCTCCTTTTCCTCCCTTTTTCTGCCTTGGTAATTTCATGATTTGAGAGGGGGAATAATTACAAGGGAGAGACTCATATAATCTACTATATATTCTATAGTAGtattatactctctctctctttctctggtgGGTTTGTCCTGTAGGTTGTGTGTGCTTTTGAATGGTGATGATTACTTTATAATCTGACACTGTTTGGAGATTGGATTTTGGATTCAGTGCAGGGTTTACTCTTTTGACTGCAGAGTCTCACTTGTGTCTTAGATCACAGAACTATATATTCTTGTTGTCCACTATATATAACACTACCATGGTACAATGGAAGCATGCTTAATTGGATCTAGCGAACTAAAAATGAAGGAAGAGTTCATGACAGCTGTGGTCACACTCTCGAGGGTGGAGTGGGAGAGACATGAGAACAAGATTGGTGCACATGGTGTGCCAGCGGAAAGCCAGACACCAGCATTCACTCCTGGTATCATCACTTCAGTGGCACTACAGAGTCTTAGCAGCAGTACAAATGAGTTGACTGTCCAAAGTTGAGGTCCTCTTTCACCATTCCGGGTGTGCAATAAATTGGGGTAGGTTGCTGCGATGGGTCCTGCACTGACCCCACCATTGAATCAAACACCTAATGATTGATTTGATCATTTGAGCTGGATGACATTGTTCATCACAATCGTCGTATCGTTCCTTCCTAATGCCAAATGACTTCATTACAGGAAGGCAATCAATCACAGAAAGTCATGGTTTCCTTTCCTGATACCACCAACATGGCCAGCTGCATAGCAGACATGACAAGCTCTCTTTGGAGTAGCTTTCCTGTGTGTATATGTACATACCAACTTAAAGATGATATATACCGGTGCCAAAACAAATGCTTTGGATCAGAAGCAGTTTCCACCTAATGACACTCTATTCATCAAGTAATGAAACCAAACTTTGTACAAAGCTCACTTGGTCTAATAAATTATACAGAAATGCATCGTTCATGTTATCTAAGATATGTAAGCATATGACATCACCAAATCACTACTGGATTTACCGAGTCACGTATACTTTACTGCAACATGATAGAGCTTCTATCATGGCAACTGTCCTTCATCAACCAATTTACAAGCATACAACAGTTTTCAGTCGTCCATTGTTGATGGTTTATGCTTTCAGATGTTTCGGTAATCTAAGACACACACGATACAGTTTATCCGAAGTTTAATATGTAAATTATTGGTGTATCTTGATCAGTACAATTCACAGCGATTCACAGTTTCTAAGACTCCAAAGTGGAACAGAAGCAAACAAGTTAATTAGCCTCTCAGTTCTACGAGGAGCCTCTCTGAAGAAGCGAGTGCGGAGGAAGGAATA
This Musa acuminata AAA Group cultivar baxijiao chromosome BXJ1-2, Cavendish_Baxijiao_AAA, whole genome shotgun sequence DNA region includes the following protein-coding sequences:
- the LOC103972757 gene encoding fasciclin-like arabinogalactan protein 2 → MQRAFPLLAASLLLLAAAATLPVARGHNITKILAQHPEFSTFNHYLSVTHLANEINRRLTITVLAVDNSGMGDLLAKHLSILTLRNVLALHILTDYYGAKKLHQLTGGSTISSSVFQSSGHAPGTTGYINITDHRRGKVTFITEDAGGAAPAVFVKSVKEIPYNISILQISTILTSPEAEAPVAAPAPVNLTEAMSRKGCKAFADMLLARRDVLQTFQDNLDSGLTVFCPDDDAVTAFAPKYKNLTTEGKASLLRFHGVPAYYSPQLLKTNAAAMSTLATSGHSKNFHYSVRTDGDSITLKTHIVTATITSTVVDQDPDAIYAIDKVLEPRELFKVPEVVKADAPAPAPAAPAPKKAKHAHGAKHASPPTPAGPDEAPADADEEASDNAASSVGAAGRWLTTAAAATVATAVISVL